One Mycobacteroides abscessus ATCC 19977 genomic window carries:
- a CDS encoding DUF5718 family protein, whose product MFEVELNELRTWFGFGVAGNFAGHLEQAGESADFVNVVTEAPAGTSAPKGIFPWYVPGADGFLGQFPLSQDETVLPESQTPLNLQIEPEVGLACRVNWRGDVVVSLEPFALGAFNDCSIRRPNAPKISHKKNWGAASKGVARQFFEVSDLTPDGPTATLRLNCHLHTADGQEHAYGVDSPLLGYSYYGEVLLDWITERLDNQKGSADTPLEDVGALMVAAGHPEHVLIGIGATKYTPLGESTYLQAGDEAVVRVYSTESDAASELRQRVRTVR is encoded by the coding sequence ATGTTCGAGGTCGAGCTGAACGAGCTCCGTACCTGGTTCGGCTTCGGAGTAGCCGGGAACTTCGCCGGCCATCTCGAACAGGCCGGAGAGTCGGCGGATTTCGTGAATGTGGTCACCGAAGCCCCCGCCGGCACGTCCGCGCCCAAGGGAATCTTCCCGTGGTACGTGCCCGGTGCCGACGGGTTCCTCGGACAGTTCCCGCTCTCGCAGGATGAGACGGTATTGCCCGAGAGCCAGACGCCGCTGAACCTGCAGATCGAACCCGAGGTGGGTTTGGCATGCCGGGTGAATTGGCGCGGCGACGTTGTCGTGTCGCTTGAGCCGTTCGCGCTGGGCGCCTTCAATGACTGCTCAATCCGCCGGCCCAACGCCCCGAAGATCAGTCACAAGAAAAATTGGGGTGCGGCATCCAAAGGTGTTGCGCGACAGTTCTTCGAGGTCAGTGATCTGACTCCGGACGGTCCTACGGCCACTCTGCGACTCAACTGCCACCTGCACACCGCGGATGGTCAGGAGCACGCGTACGGTGTCGACAGCCCGCTGCTCGGATACTCGTACTACGGCGAGGTACTGCTGGACTGGATCACCGAGCGCCTGGACAACCAGAAGGGGTCCGCCGACACGCCGTTGGAAGACGTCGGCGCGCTCATGGTGGCCGCCGGACATCCCGAGCACGTGTTGATCGGGATCGGGGCGACCAAGTACACGCCGCTGGGTGAGTCCACCTACTTGCAAGCGGGTGACGAGGCCGTGGTGCGGGTCTATAGCACCGAGTCCGATGCGGCTTCCGAGTTGCGCCAGCGGGTACGTACCGTCCGCTAG
- a CDS encoding LysR family transcriptional regulator: MELSDITHFLAVAEAGGISHASKRLHTVQSNVSTHIKALEDELGVELFRRHARGMALTNAGEAFLPYAERITALLREATQVVGDEAEPTGTLAIGSMETTAGLRLPGVLAAFAAACPRVDFTLATGTTAELIDMVTDRRLDGAFVCGPIENDSLTTDLAFVEELVLLTAQRHTEISEVFGAPTRMLVFRNGCSYRARLQQIFTEQGVDPQVLEFGSLEGILGCVAADMGVSLLPAGVVSASQRATLLRMHPLPPMRARVETVFVRRADAALSPAMAQFLRELQRADTPVVLRSVAP; this comes from the coding sequence ATGGAGCTCAGTGACATCACGCATTTCCTCGCGGTCGCCGAGGCCGGCGGTATTTCGCATGCGTCGAAGCGACTGCACACCGTGCAGTCGAACGTCAGCACCCACATCAAGGCACTGGAGGACGAGCTCGGAGTGGAGCTGTTTCGTCGGCATGCCCGGGGCATGGCCCTGACCAACGCGGGTGAGGCCTTTCTGCCGTATGCGGAGCGCATCACGGCGTTGCTGAGAGAAGCCACTCAGGTGGTCGGCGATGAGGCCGAACCCACCGGGACACTGGCGATCGGGTCCATGGAAACCACCGCGGGACTGCGGCTACCAGGTGTCCTGGCCGCATTTGCGGCTGCGTGTCCGCGGGTGGATTTCACCCTCGCCACGGGCACCACTGCCGAGCTGATCGACATGGTGACCGATCGTCGACTGGATGGTGCCTTTGTCTGCGGGCCCATCGAGAATGATTCGTTGACAACGGATTTAGCATTTGTGGAAGAGTTGGTCCTGCTGACGGCCCAGCGGCACACGGAGATCAGCGAAGTCTTCGGCGCACCCACCAGGATGCTCGTCTTTCGCAATGGATGTTCCTATCGCGCTCGGCTGCAGCAGATCTTCACCGAGCAGGGCGTTGATCCTCAAGTCCTCGAATTCGGTAGCCTTGAAGGAATATTGGGTTGCGTTGCGGCAGATATGGGTGTCTCCCTGCTGCCGGCCGGAGTCGTCAGCGCCTCGCAGCGTGCGACGCTGCTACGTATGCATCCGTTGCCCCCGATGCGGGCCCGCGTGGAAACGGTGTTCGTCCGTCGCGCCGATGCGGCTCTTTCACCGGCCATGGCGCAGTTCCTGCGTGAGCTACAGCGTGCCGATACGCCGGTCGTGCTGCGATCGGTGGCGCCGTGA
- a CDS encoding NAD(P)H-dependent flavin oxidoreductase, producing the protein MTFNTRLTDRFGIEHPVVLAPMDDVADARLASAVSAAGGLGLLGGGYADADWVRQQFDQVSAAVGCGFITWTLKGNEHVLEHALARGPAALFLSFGDPAPYAPRIRAAGVPLICQVHNIRQAARAIEVGADVIVAQGGEAGGHGEGRRSTFTLVPEVVDLVAGTAPQILVLAAGGVTDGRGLAASLALGADGVLVGTRFWAAGEAAISRAAQRHALQVGGDDTIRQHVYDIVRGKRWPSAYSGRVLRNDFVDKWHRREAELAQHLDQARSEYQSGVAAEDYRTANLIVGEGIGQVRSVESVADIIESMVAQAAAINSTSRS; encoded by the coding sequence ATGACCTTCAACACCCGGCTCACGGACCGCTTCGGCATCGAGCATCCGGTGGTCCTGGCGCCCATGGACGACGTAGCCGATGCGCGCCTCGCGAGTGCGGTCAGTGCCGCCGGTGGACTGGGCCTGCTCGGTGGCGGCTACGCCGACGCGGACTGGGTGCGCCAACAGTTCGACCAGGTGTCCGCCGCGGTGGGATGTGGATTCATCACCTGGACCCTGAAGGGAAACGAGCACGTCCTGGAGCACGCACTGGCACGAGGCCCGGCCGCGCTCTTTCTGTCCTTCGGGGATCCCGCGCCGTACGCACCCCGTATCCGGGCCGCAGGTGTCCCGTTGATCTGCCAGGTGCACAACATCAGGCAGGCAGCGCGAGCAATCGAGGTGGGCGCTGACGTCATCGTCGCTCAGGGCGGAGAAGCCGGCGGACACGGAGAAGGGCGGCGTTCCACGTTCACGCTGGTGCCGGAGGTCGTGGACCTCGTCGCCGGGACCGCGCCCCAGATCCTGGTGCTGGCAGCCGGTGGGGTGACCGATGGCCGCGGACTGGCGGCGTCGCTCGCGTTGGGGGCCGACGGTGTGCTGGTCGGAACTCGGTTCTGGGCTGCAGGAGAAGCCGCGATTTCCCGGGCCGCCCAGCGGCATGCGCTCCAGGTGGGCGGCGACGACACCATCCGTCAGCACGTCTACGACATCGTGCGCGGCAAGCGCTGGCCGAGTGCCTACAGCGGCCGGGTACTGCGCAACGATTTCGTCGACAAGTGGCATCGCCGCGAAGCCGAGCTTGCCCAACATCTTGATCAGGCCCGGTCTGAATATCAGAGCGGCGTGGCTGCCGAGGATTACCGCACCGCCAACCTGATCGTCGGTGAAGGTATCGGACAGGTGCGAAGCGTCGAGAGCGTTGCCGACATCATCGAGTCCATGGTGGCTCAGGCCGCTGCCATCAACTCGACATCAAGGAGCTGA
- a CDS encoding lysophospholipid acyltransferase family protein: MEPVYGTVIGLARTVWAIQGLKFTVTGVENLPTEGGAVVAINHTGYMDFTFAGLPAFLQKKGRKVRFMAKKETFDNKITGPIMRGCRHISVDRVDGAASYTEAVEKLKAGELVGVYPEATISRSFEIKEFKSGAARMAIEAGVPIVPHVIWGAQRIWTKGHPKHLGRTNTPISIAVGAPIAPTLPVSELTALLHARMQHLLLEVQDDYGPHPAGEYWVPHRLGGSAPTLAEAARWDAQDAAERKAQRAAREAEKQAQQAQKDGAQKES; this comes from the coding sequence GTGGAGCCTGTCTATGGAACCGTGATCGGGCTTGCCCGCACCGTCTGGGCGATTCAAGGCCTGAAGTTCACGGTTACGGGTGTTGAGAACCTGCCGACCGAAGGCGGGGCGGTGGTGGCCATCAACCACACCGGGTACATGGATTTCACCTTCGCCGGGCTGCCGGCGTTCCTGCAGAAAAAGGGGCGCAAGGTGCGGTTCATGGCAAAGAAGGAAACCTTCGACAACAAGATCACCGGCCCGATCATGCGGGGCTGCCGGCATATCTCGGTGGACCGTGTCGACGGCGCGGCGTCCTACACCGAGGCCGTCGAAAAGCTGAAGGCGGGTGAGTTGGTCGGGGTGTACCCGGAGGCGACCATCAGCCGGAGCTTCGAGATCAAGGAATTCAAATCGGGGGCCGCGCGGATGGCCATCGAGGCCGGGGTGCCGATCGTCCCGCACGTCATCTGGGGCGCGCAGCGCATCTGGACCAAGGGCCATCCGAAGCATCTGGGCCGCACCAACACGCCCATCTCGATCGCGGTCGGTGCACCCATCGCGCCGACGCTGCCGGTCTCGGAGCTCACTGCGCTGCTACACGCCCGCATGCAGCACCTGCTGCTGGAGGTGCAGGACGACTACGGCCCGCATCCGGCCGGGGAGTATTGGGTGCCGCACCGGCTGGGTGGCTCCGCGCCGACGCTGGCCGAGGCCGCCCGCTGGGATGCTCAGGACGCTGCCGAGCGCAAGGCCCAGCGCGCCGCGCGCGAGGCAGAAAAGCAGGCCCAGCAGGCCCAAAAGGATGGGGCACAGAAAGAAAGCTAG
- a CDS encoding MarR family winged helix-turn-helix transcriptional regulator, which yields MSTTDGLTADVLTVIARLNRWVSSYADLPVPTGQARLLALVGEMEDARISDLAQADHCSQPTMTVQLKRLQDVGYVERRVDPADKRAQRIKLTSKGREALVAMRAQRQGVLDPWLSTLPAEEQRTLAEAAAILERLTRRMAAQSG from the coding sequence GTGTCCACCACAGATGGCCTCACTGCCGACGTACTTACCGTCATTGCGCGGCTCAACCGCTGGGTATCCAGCTACGCCGATCTACCCGTGCCCACCGGGCAGGCGCGGCTCCTTGCGCTGGTCGGTGAGATGGAGGACGCCCGGATCTCAGATCTGGCGCAAGCCGATCATTGCAGCCAGCCCACGATGACCGTGCAGCTGAAGCGGCTGCAGGACGTCGGGTATGTCGAGCGGCGCGTCGATCCCGCCGACAAGCGCGCGCAGCGCATCAAGCTGACCAGTAAGGGCCGCGAGGCGCTTGTCGCCATGCGTGCCCAGCGGCAGGGCGTGCTCGACCCGTGGCTGAGTACGTTGCCTGCCGAAGAGCAGCGGACTCTTGCCGAGGCTGCCGCGATCCTGGAGCGACTTACTCGCCGGATGGCGGCGCAGTCCGGTTAG
- a CDS encoding CHAP domain-containing protein: MRPTTRRFLLLVALVATLVVVGGSAVGVYRSRTATPPFPVVDTVALSPGRAAVVRILGEEYAAQAGMAKYSEGNDEPWCADFTSWVMRASGKPFSNPNSGHWRIPGVLTLTAYLRDAGRYETPSYAPEPGDMVLYDKPSPKGQHVNIVLINDKGTLTTVGGGEGRGVGLSTYVAADDSGITGYGRYE, encoded by the coding sequence ATGCGTCCCACCACTCGCCGGTTCCTGCTGCTGGTAGCCCTTGTCGCAACCCTCGTCGTGGTGGGCGGTAGCGCCGTCGGCGTCTACCGTTCTCGCACGGCAACGCCGCCATTTCCTGTCGTCGACACCGTCGCACTGTCCCCGGGACGTGCCGCGGTGGTGCGCATCCTCGGGGAGGAATACGCCGCCCAGGCCGGGATGGCGAAGTATTCCGAGGGCAACGACGAGCCCTGGTGCGCCGATTTCACCAGCTGGGTGATGCGCGCTTCGGGCAAGCCGTTCTCCAATCCCAACTCCGGACATTGGCGCATCCCCGGCGTGTTGACGCTGACCGCGTACCTCAGGGACGCGGGACGCTACGAGACTCCCAGCTACGCACCAGAACCCGGCGACATGGTGCTGTACGACAAACCGAGTCCCAAGGGGCAGCATGTGAACATCGTGCTCATCAACGACAAAGGCACCCTCACCACCGTCGGTGGCGGGGAAGGCCGCGGCGTGGGTTTATCTACCTACGTGGCCGCCGACGATTCCGGGATCACCGGATACGGCCGCTACGAGTGA
- a CDS encoding SDR family NAD(P)-dependent oxidoreductase, which yields MNLTDFQSLYDLSGRTAIVTGGTRGIGYAIAEALGACGASVVVSSRKSDACTAAAKELHDKGYRALGVPAHMGELGDIDALVTATVDEYGGVDIVVNAAANPVAQPMGSYTPEALGKSFDVNVRGPVFLVQAALPHLTASEHASVLNVVSVAAFQYVPMLSMYAAMKATLMSFTRSMAAEYTARGIRVNALAPGTVDTYMLQQNPQEIIDAMAAQSFMGRVAHTDEMIGPALLLLSDAGSFITGQVIVADGGGGVQR from the coding sequence GTGAACCTCACTGACTTCCAGTCGCTCTACGATCTGTCCGGGCGCACGGCCATCGTCACCGGGGGTACCCGGGGAATCGGCTACGCGATCGCTGAGGCACTCGGTGCCTGTGGGGCATCGGTGGTGGTGTCGAGCCGCAAATCCGATGCCTGTACCGCCGCGGCGAAGGAACTGCACGACAAGGGGTATCGGGCGCTGGGTGTGCCCGCCCACATGGGCGAGCTGGGCGATATCGACGCCCTGGTGACTGCCACGGTCGACGAGTACGGCGGTGTCGACATCGTGGTCAACGCGGCTGCTAACCCCGTGGCTCAGCCTATGGGCAGCTACACCCCCGAGGCGCTGGGCAAGTCGTTCGACGTCAACGTGCGCGGGCCGGTGTTCCTGGTGCAGGCCGCGCTGCCGCACCTGACCGCCAGCGAGCATGCGTCGGTGCTCAATGTGGTGTCGGTGGCGGCGTTCCAGTATGTGCCCATGCTCTCGATGTACGCGGCGATGAAGGCGACACTCATGTCGTTCACCCGGTCGATGGCGGCCGAATACACGGCTCGCGGTATCCGGGTGAACGCGCTGGCGCCTGGCACCGTCGACACCTACATGCTGCAGCAGAACCCGCAGGAGATCATCGACGCGATGGCCGCACAGTCCTTCATGGGCAGGGTGGCGCACACCGACGAAATGATCGGCCCTGCGCTGCTGCTGTTGTCGGACGCGGGTTCGTTCATCACCGGGCAGGTGATCGTCGCCGACGGCGGGGGCGGGGTGCAGCGCTAG
- a CDS encoding aminoglycoside 3'-phosphotransferase produces the protein MTIPTEPVTIPDIVAHLSAGRPVLAVWHNQIGGHTFQIGSGADREFVKVSAPHPAINLPAEAERLRWARRYTTVPTVLSVNTEGPLHWLHTAGIPGDSAVAPRWIENPEVSVRAIASGLRALHDRLPVVDCPYSWSVAARLARIPNPGGLSEHPAIDRLVVCHGDACAPNTLLDGNGNWCGHVDFGDLGVADRWADLAVASWSLEWNYGKGWNDAFFAAYGVTEDPERMAYYRRLWDSEE, from the coding sequence GTGACGATTCCGACCGAGCCGGTGACCATCCCCGATATCGTGGCACATCTCTCGGCGGGGCGCCCGGTGCTAGCGGTGTGGCACAACCAAATTGGCGGCCATACTTTTCAGATCGGTAGCGGCGCCGACCGCGAGTTCGTGAAGGTGTCGGCGCCGCACCCGGCCATCAACCTGCCTGCCGAGGCCGAAAGGCTCCGCTGGGCGCGCCGGTACACGACGGTGCCTACCGTGCTGTCCGTGAACACCGAAGGCCCTCTGCATTGGCTGCACACCGCGGGCATCCCGGGCGACAGCGCGGTGGCGCCGCGATGGATCGAGAATCCGGAGGTGTCGGTGCGCGCCATCGCGTCTGGACTGCGCGCGCTGCACGATCGACTGCCTGTCGTTGACTGCCCCTACAGCTGGTCGGTGGCCGCGCGGCTGGCCCGTATCCCCAATCCCGGTGGGCTGTCGGAGCACCCCGCGATCGATCGACTGGTGGTGTGTCACGGGGATGCCTGCGCGCCCAATACCCTGCTCGACGGCAACGGGAACTGGTGCGGGCATGTGGATTTCGGTGACCTCGGGGTCGCTGACCGTTGGGCAGATCTCGCGGTGGCCAGCTGGTCACTGGAATGGAATTACGGCAAGGGCTGGAATGACGCCTTCTTCGCGGCGTACGGCGTGACCGAGGATCCCGAACGGATGGCCTACTACCGGCGGCTGTGGGATTCCGAGGAGTGA
- a CDS encoding MBL fold metallo-hydrolase encodes MRVTSVGHAGFFIETAAGSILCDPWVNPAYFASWFPFPDNSTLDWDRFGSCDYLYVSHLHKDHYDPKNLTDHVNKDAVVLLPDYPVPDLRRELEGLGFHTFVETEDSVKHRVSGPKGDLDIMIIALRAPADGPIGDSGLVVSDGTTTAFNMNDARPVDLDVLAEEFGHIDVHMLQYSGAIWYPMVYDMPARAKEAFGTQKRQRQMDRCRQYIAQVGATWVIPSAGPPCFLDTGLRDLNDDHDDPANIFPDQLVFLDQMRQHGHDKGLLMIPGTVADFTASELNSLEHPVSTEEAEDIFGAGKAAYIEAYAQRMAPVLAAEKSSWAPAEGEPLLAPLRAKFEPIMAQTDQICDGIGYPVELRLGSETVVLDFPKRIVREPIPNEKYRYGFEIAPELVRTVLRDDEPDWVNTIFLSTRFKAWRVGGYNEYLYTFFKCLTDERIAYADGWFAEAHDDSASITLDGWEIQRRCPHLKADLSKFGVVEGKNLTCNLHGWEWNLENGRCLTSKGHELRSRKLG; translated from the coding sequence ATGCGAGTCACCAGTGTCGGCCATGCCGGATTCTTCATCGAGACGGCGGCGGGGAGCATCCTCTGCGACCCCTGGGTCAACCCCGCGTACTTCGCCTCGTGGTTCCCGTTCCCCGATAACAGCACCCTGGACTGGGACCGGTTCGGAAGCTGCGACTACCTCTACGTCTCGCATCTCCACAAGGACCACTACGACCCGAAGAACCTGACCGACCACGTCAACAAGGACGCGGTGGTGCTACTGCCGGACTATCCGGTGCCCGATCTGCGACGGGAGCTGGAGGGACTGGGATTTCACACCTTCGTGGAGACCGAAGACTCGGTGAAGCATCGGGTGAGTGGCCCCAAGGGCGACCTGGACATCATGATCATCGCGCTGCGGGCCCCGGCCGATGGGCCCATCGGCGACTCCGGGCTTGTGGTGTCCGACGGCACCACGACGGCTTTCAACATGAACGATGCCCGTCCGGTCGATCTGGATGTACTGGCCGAAGAGTTCGGGCATATCGACGTGCACATGCTGCAGTACTCGGGGGCCATCTGGTACCCGATGGTCTACGACATGCCCGCCCGTGCCAAGGAGGCCTTTGGCACCCAGAAACGCCAGCGCCAAATGGACCGGTGCCGCCAGTACATCGCCCAGGTCGGCGCCACCTGGGTCATCCCGTCAGCGGGACCGCCGTGCTTCCTCGACACCGGGCTCCGGGACCTCAACGATGATCACGACGATCCGGCGAACATCTTTCCGGATCAGCTGGTATTCCTGGATCAGATGCGCCAGCACGGCCACGACAAGGGTCTGCTGATGATTCCCGGCACGGTTGCCGATTTCACTGCCTCCGAGTTGAATTCACTGGAACACCCGGTTTCGACCGAGGAAGCAGAGGACATCTTCGGGGCGGGTAAGGCCGCGTATATCGAGGCGTATGCGCAACGGATGGCTCCCGTACTGGCCGCGGAGAAGTCCTCCTGGGCACCCGCCGAAGGCGAGCCGCTACTGGCTCCGCTACGCGCGAAGTTCGAGCCGATCATGGCGCAAACCGACCAGATCTGCGATGGCATCGGCTACCCGGTGGAACTGCGCCTCGGCAGCGAGACGGTGGTCCTGGATTTCCCGAAACGTATTGTTCGCGAGCCAATTCCCAACGAGAAGTATCGCTATGGCTTCGAGATCGCGCCCGAGCTGGTGCGTACGGTGCTGCGCGACGACGAACCAGACTGGGTGAACACCATCTTCTTGTCCACCCGGTTCAAGGCGTGGCGCGTGGGTGGCTACAACGAATACCTGTACACGTTCTTCAAATGCCTCACCGATGAGCGCATCGCCTACGCCGACGGCTGGTTCGCCGAGGCCCACGACGACAGCGCTTCGATCACGCTGGATGGTTGGGAGATCCAGCGCCGCTGCCCGCACCTGAAGGCCGATCTATCCAAATTCGGTGTGGTGGAGGGGAAAAATCTCACCTGCAATCTGCACGGTTGGGAGTGGAACCTGGAGAATGGGCGCTGTCTGACCTCCAAGGGCCATGAGCTGCGGTCCAGAAAGCTGGGCTAG
- a CDS encoding tautomerase family protein, translated as MPLVRIDLTADRSPAEQRAIADGVHEGLVAVLKIPARDRFQIITAHDAGDIIAEDAGLGFRRSRSVVIVHIFTQTGRTTETKQRIFAELADRLGAVGVTGADLFVGISENGPQDWSFGFGHAQYVTGELAVPAAGA; from the coding sequence ATGCCATTGGTGCGCATCGACCTCACCGCGGATCGGTCCCCGGCAGAACAACGCGCGATCGCCGACGGCGTGCACGAGGGCCTCGTCGCAGTCTTGAAGATCCCTGCCCGAGATCGTTTTCAGATCATCACCGCACACGACGCGGGCGACATCATCGCCGAGGACGCCGGTTTGGGATTCCGGCGGTCGCGCAGCGTGGTGATCGTGCATATCTTCACCCAGACCGGCCGCACAACCGAGACCAAGCAACGGATCTTCGCAGAGCTGGCAGACCGGCTCGGTGCTGTCGGTGTGACCGGTGCGGACCTGTTCGTCGGTATCAGCGAAAATGGCCCTCAGGATTGGTCTTTCGGCTTCGGACACGCGCAGTACGTGACCGGTGAGCTCGCAGTGCCCGCCGCAGGCGCATGA
- a CDS encoding nitroreductase/quinone reductase family protein yields the protein MTEGVTSDTYRELSESGVQKHNNRMIRLLRENGGKLPGVPDDEMPVLIVTITGAKSGIQRLTPLGYFEHRGRRFVVGSNGGQERPPSWIFNVRANPEVTVEVVPNVYAAVARELNSEERHRMFQALAAKYAFFGDYQSRITRVIPMFELVPC from the coding sequence ATGACCGAAGGCGTGACCTCGGATACTTACCGCGAACTTTCCGAAAGCGGTGTGCAGAAACACAATAACCGGATGATACGGCTACTCCGGGAGAACGGCGGCAAGCTACCCGGTGTGCCCGACGACGAGATGCCGGTGCTGATTGTGACCATCACCGGCGCGAAGTCGGGGATCCAGCGGCTGACACCCTTGGGGTACTTCGAACATCGGGGCCGTCGCTTCGTCGTGGGATCCAACGGGGGACAGGAACGGCCGCCGTCGTGGATCTTCAACGTGCGCGCCAATCCAGAGGTGACCGTCGAGGTGGTGCCTAACGTCTACGCCGCCGTGGCGCGTGAACTGAATTCGGAAGAGCGCCACAGGATGTTCCAGGCACTCGCGGCCAAGTACGCATTCTTCGGCGACTACCAATCGCGTATCACCAGGGTGATCCCGATGTTCGAACTGGTGCCGTGCTAG
- a CDS encoding AAA family ATPase has protein sequence MILREIAISREKQPDAWYFDIPAIARIAAEPLRLTTGVTVIVGENGSGKSTFLEALASAWSWKLPAAVKHWGAQPSGEDTDLHWTFTLDAEHPRPSGGCFLRAEAMHQLFTTVDGRTPEQIFHGRLNERSHGESFLAFLAERDMERGLFILDEPEAALSFTSSLQLMAMLDGVVAAGSQVIMATHSPVLAAFPGATVLEFDEDGVQQRDWDDLEMVGHWQRFLTDPRAYLRHLFAAE, from the coding sequence GTGATCCTTCGTGAGATCGCGATCAGTCGTGAAAAGCAGCCGGATGCTTGGTATTTCGACATTCCTGCGATAGCCCGAATCGCCGCCGAACCCCTGCGGCTGACCACCGGTGTCACCGTGATCGTCGGCGAGAACGGCTCCGGCAAGTCGACTTTCCTCGAGGCGCTGGCATCCGCCTGGAGCTGGAAACTGCCAGCCGCCGTGAAGCATTGGGGGGCACAACCCAGCGGCGAGGACACCGACCTGCACTGGACATTCACCCTCGACGCGGAACATCCACGCCCCAGCGGAGGCTGCTTTCTGCGTGCCGAGGCCATGCATCAACTGTTCACAACCGTCGATGGGCGCACCCCGGAACAAATCTTCCACGGCAGGCTCAACGAGCGCTCGCACGGGGAATCGTTTCTCGCCTTCCTGGCCGAGCGGGACATGGAGCGGGGGCTGTTCATCCTCGACGAGCCCGAGGCCGCGCTGTCCTTCACCTCATCGCTGCAGTTGATGGCCATGCTCGACGGTGTGGTCGCCGCCGGATCGCAGGTCATCATGGCCACTCACTCCCCCGTGCTGGCCGCCTTCCCCGGCGCCACCGTCCTGGAATTCGACGAAGACGGTGTACAGCAACGCGATTGGGATGACCTGGAGATGGTGGGGCACTGGCAGCGCTTTCTTACCGACCCGCGCGCCTACCTGCGGCATCTGTTCGCAGCCGAGTGA
- a CDS encoding lysophospholipid acyltransferase family protein, which translates to MEPVYRLLEITAHAAVFLTGTKVRYRGLGQVPSRGGAVIAINHTSYVDFLPAGLAMVRAGRRMRFMLKAEMQEVPVMSFLIKHAKAIPVDRSAGHGAYEAAVDSLRSGEIVGVYPEATISRSFELKEFKTGAARMAHEAGVPIVPLIVWGAQRIWTKDHPKDLGRSRIPVNVAVGAALAASPDFERTTAELHDAMELLLVQAQQDYPSEPGAYWLPRRLGGTAPTVEEAAVLDSEELAERARRKARKKTDPGHA; encoded by the coding sequence ATGGAACCGGTTTACCGACTCCTTGAAATCACGGCGCATGCGGCGGTCTTCCTCACGGGGACCAAAGTCAGATATCGAGGTTTGGGGCAGGTTCCGTCCCGGGGTGGCGCGGTCATCGCGATCAATCACACCAGCTATGTCGACTTCCTGCCCGCGGGGCTGGCGATGGTTCGTGCCGGACGGCGGATGCGGTTCATGCTCAAGGCAGAGATGCAGGAAGTCCCGGTGATGAGCTTCCTGATCAAACATGCCAAGGCGATTCCCGTGGATCGCAGTGCGGGCCACGGTGCCTATGAGGCGGCGGTGGACAGCCTGCGCAGCGGAGAGATTGTCGGGGTGTACCCGGAGGCGACCATCAGCCGCAGTTTCGAGCTCAAGGAATTCAAGACCGGCGCCGCGCGGATGGCCCACGAAGCCGGGGTGCCCATCGTGCCGCTCATTGTCTGGGGCGCGCAGCGCATCTGGACGAAGGATCATCCAAAGGACTTGGGGCGCAGCAGAATTCCAGTGAATGTAGCGGTAGGGGCCGCGTTGGCGGCCTCCCCTGATTTCGAGCGCACCACCGCCGAATTGCACGATGCTATGGAGCTGTTGTTGGTCCAGGCACAGCAGGACTATCCCAGTGAACCAGGTGCATACTGGTTGCCCAGGCGTTTGGGCGGCACTGCCCCCACAGTGGAGGAGGCAGCCGTGCTCGACAGCGAGGAACTGGCCGAACGGGCCCGCAGGAAGGCCCGGAAAAAGACGGATCCGGGGCACGCGTGA